The proteins below come from a single Phycisphaerae bacterium genomic window:
- a CDS encoding prepilin-type N-terminal cleavage/methylation domain-containing protein — translation MTRRKGFSLLELMIAIMILGIGIVMVATIFPVGLDLTRDTVQMDISQAVTDVGMAMLTVKVPGYKQLDKIADTAAVPAAARVLVPDILRTDMSANGQISLQQQEVIDLLVGSVGSLKASYGVQVGPPYVWAPKNWPGLVPVQQTVPEFIAKCRVFTEQTGWPSELAPEDAVSVVPAQNLPADYRDVAQKAPEKTIDAVVRTMVLPTFRSDNNHPQPVVTLPRIHLLDQVYPPFPTAELYGMSSSTGYSAYSASVWRPKDVGINTLTDVLRDLASRRYSWLAFSHRMLADPKHAEMLVTVVTLYRGDANARFARQKSIAGGGGYNVDFDFASNSADHLDACWQPQADPAAEEDSVFPVPWLVKLMAVNLESGEVYCTTEVARLLPAGSYFIIAQGKGQLRAGTFQRVLASEVKVLSSPKAWDEYTYTATVNDWSRLTVARGKGSAQDVLAWVIPPAVERSTTGVSFQSRSPVVGVALRKVVAP, via the coding sequence ATGACCAGACGCAAGGGTTTTTCGCTGCTGGAGCTGATGATCGCGATCATGATCCTGGGGATCGGGATCGTGATGGTGGCGACGATCTTCCCGGTGGGTCTGGACCTGACCCGTGACACGGTGCAGATGGACATTTCGCAGGCGGTGACGGATGTCGGCATGGCGATGCTGACGGTCAAGGTGCCGGGATACAAACAGCTGGACAAGATTGCGGACACGGCTGCCGTTCCTGCCGCTGCCCGGGTTCTGGTTCCGGATATCCTTCGGACGGACATGAGTGCCAATGGCCAGATCAGTCTGCAGCAGCAGGAGGTCATTGACCTCCTAGTGGGATCGGTTGGCTCGCTGAAGGCGAGCTACGGGGTTCAGGTGGGGCCGCCGTATGTCTGGGCGCCGAAGAACTGGCCGGGCCTGGTTCCGGTACAGCAGACGGTGCCGGAGTTCATTGCCAAGTGCCGGGTCTTCACCGAGCAGACTGGCTGGCCGAGCGAGCTCGCTCCCGAAGATGCCGTTTCCGTGGTTCCGGCCCAGAACCTGCCGGCCGACTACCGCGATGTCGCCCAGAAGGCTCCAGAGAAGACGATCGACGCCGTGGTCAGGACCATGGTTCTGCCGACCTTTCGCTCGGACAACAATCACCCACAGCCGGTGGTGACACTGCCTCGCATCCACCTGCTTGATCAGGTGTATCCGCCGTTTCCGACGGCGGAGTTGTATGGGATGTCCAGTTCGACGGGTTACTCGGCTTACTCGGCCTCGGTGTGGCGTCCCAAGGACGTGGGCATCAACACGCTGACCGATGTTCTTCGGGACCTGGCCTCGCGGCGGTATTCCTGGCTGGCGTTCAGCCACCGGATGTTGGCCGATCCCAAGCACGCGGAGATGCTGGTGACGGTGGTGACGCTGTATCGTGGGGATGCCAATGCGAGGTTTGCCCGGCAGAAGAGCATCGCGGGGGGCGGCGGGTACAACGTGGATTTTGACTTCGCATCGAACAGCGCGGATCACCTGGATGCCTGCTGGCAGCCGCAGGCCGATCCGGCGGCGGAGGAGGACTCGGTTTTTCCGGTTCCGTGGCTGGTGAAGTTGATGGCGGTGAATCTGGAGAGCGGCGAGGTGTACTGTACCACGGAGGTTGCCCGGCTGCTGCCTGCGGGATCGTATTTCATCATTGCCCAAGGGAAGGGGCAGCTCCGGGCGGGGACTTTTCAGAGGGTACTGGCGTCGGAGGTCAAGGTACTGAGTTCGCCGAAGGCCTGGGACGAGTACACCTACACCGCGACGGTGAACGATTGGTCGCGCCTGACGGTGGCCCGAGGCAAGGGGTCGGCGCAGGACGTGCTGGCGTGGGTCATTCCGCCGGCGGTGGAGCGGAGCACGACGGGGGTGAGCTTCCAGAGCCGCTCGCCGGTGGTGGGCGTCGCCCTGCGAAAGGTGGTGGCGCCGTGA
- a CDS encoding prepilin-type N-terminal cleavage/methylation domain-containing protein, which yields MMKSSFQRSAIGGQGSAMRGGFTLIELMVVVGIIVLLVSLTGPAIGPMLSSNEESQAVSTINGLLTAAQATAQATGLPVAIRFERAYKVNDHGLMVDVAGQDRTNSGFQGVVWLDHQRARILTYAPLKDAAFRHDPQSKVFNLPRGFWVAPSSALSLVSLAGSKLSYIPAALGAPSPPVPYNSIETFFVVIGSNGELTRFKASDNSYADMTQPYIEAGTGYIWARYVTHPMESARSLLLYDRKKWESIPSEDSQARVAFLRDSARVLFVNRATGTLVEGAQP from the coding sequence ATGATGAAGAGTAGCTTTCAGCGGTCAGCGATCGGCGGTCAGGGGTCAGCGATGAGGGGTGGTTTCACGCTCATCGAGCTGATGGTTGTGGTTGGCATCATCGTATTGCTGGTTTCGCTGACGGGTCCGGCGATCGGGCCGATGCTGTCGTCGAACGAGGAATCGCAGGCGGTGAGCACGATCAACGGTTTGCTGACTGCGGCCCAGGCCACGGCCCAGGCCACGGGCTTGCCGGTGGCGATCCGGTTTGAGCGGGCCTACAAGGTCAACGACCATGGGCTGATGGTTGACGTGGCCGGGCAGGATCGAACGAACTCGGGTTTCCAGGGGGTGGTATGGCTGGACCACCAGCGAGCCAGGATTCTCACCTACGCTCCGCTCAAGGATGCGGCCTTCCGGCACGATCCGCAATCGAAGGTTTTCAACCTGCCTCGCGGGTTCTGGGTTGCTCCGTCCAGTGCCCTGAGTCTGGTCTCGCTGGCCGGGAGCAAGCTGAGTTATATACCGGCGGCGTTGGGGGCGCCGAGCCCGCCGGTGCCCTACAATTCCATTGAGACGTTTTTTGTGGTCATCGGCTCCAATGGCGAGCTGACGCGGTTCAAGGCCAGTGACAACTCCTACGCCGACATGACCCAGCCCTACATAGAAGCAGGTACCGGCTACATCTGGGCTCGGTATGTGACTCATCCGATGGAATCCGCCCGTAGTCTGTTGTTGTACGACCGCAAGAAATGGGAGAGCATTCCGTCCGAGGACAGCCAGGCGCGGGTGGCGTTCCTGCGAGACAGCGCCCGGGTCCTGTTCGTCAATCGGGCGACGGGGACCCTGGTGGAGGGTGCCCAGCCATGA
- a CDS encoding prepilin-type N-terminal cleavage/methylation domain-containing protein translates to MKTLHTSRVGREWCAVGHSTGRRGRSAVSAQHLWLRVGFTLIEMMVVVGILALLIAIIAPVTASLLERNKRSQTLATMKVLEQGITAFSNARPLARSGYVRLRPTGQPAPNDWRAERLSDVFGTLPPTPTGRILDPRLDPVDLRVVLPAWSSSEIWTGETTGETVVKYGFLLGAVKNGPWEHLRRDPTNPGSWAWVAPDPGRDAASIECLVFCLNELCAESRLILNQLPAASKANEDKDIAFENTINGKAHLPDVSYGAGGVIVPERTEKMVDLTEIIDAWKRPLRYSVKEPVGWDPIADKYAYQASWELRSAGPDGVFAGPFSSEDVSDDVILKGP, encoded by the coding sequence ATGAAAACCTTGCATACATCGCGGGTTGGACGGGAGTGGTGCGCCGTTGGCCATTCGACCGGGCGGCGGGGGCGATCGGCGGTGAGCGCGCAGCATTTGTGGTTGCGTGTGGGTTTCACGTTGATCGAGATGATGGTCGTTGTTGGCATCCTCGCCTTATTAATCGCGATCATTGCCCCGGTGACTGCGAGTTTGCTGGAACGCAACAAACGGAGCCAGACGTTGGCGACGATGAAGGTGCTGGAGCAGGGGATTACGGCGTTCTCGAACGCTCGGCCGCTGGCGAGGTCGGGTTATGTGCGTTTGCGTCCCACCGGGCAGCCTGCGCCCAACGACTGGAGGGCGGAGCGGCTGTCCGATGTTTTCGGCACGTTGCCCCCGACGCCGACGGGCAGGATTCTGGATCCTCGTTTGGATCCGGTTGATCTCAGGGTCGTGCTTCCGGCGTGGAGCAGCTCGGAGATCTGGACGGGGGAGACGACAGGGGAGACGGTGGTGAAGTATGGCTTTCTGCTGGGGGCGGTCAAGAATGGTCCCTGGGAGCACCTGCGGCGGGATCCGACCAACCCTGGGAGCTGGGCCTGGGTGGCTCCCGATCCTGGCAGAGACGCGGCCAGCATTGAGTGCCTGGTGTTCTGCCTCAACGAACTGTGTGCGGAATCCAGGTTGATCCTCAACCAGTTGCCGGCCGCGTCGAAGGCCAACGAAGACAAGGACATTGCCTTCGAGAACACGATCAACGGGAAAGCCCATCTTCCCGACGTGTCGTATGGTGCTGGTGGGGTCATTGTTCCGGAGAGGACCGAGAAGATGGTGGACCTGACTGAGATCATCGATGCCTGGAAGCGTCCGCTGCGTTACTCGGTGAAGGAGCCTGTGGGGTGGGATCCGATTGCGGACAAGTACGCGTACCAGGCCTCGTGGGAGTTGCGGTCGGCGGGGCCGGATGGCGTGTTCGCCGGTCCGTTTTCGTCCGAGGATGTCAGTGATGATGTGATCCTGAAGGGTCCGTGA
- a CDS encoding DUF2961 domain-containing protein, whose product MHGAGYALFAVAMLAGIAAPASAAPDRWVLGIEELYRLDRLPMFKDSVKVASISSYDRSGGNDDGFSGKYSFVRKEADGLVLADLKGPGIVYRLWTPTPTDDVFGFYFDGEEVPRIEVKFREIFMGKQAPFVSPLVGFGAGGFYCYVPLPYQKSLKVLAKAQKIQFYQINYATYPDDAPIKSFDPQSSPEYLAHQEKACRLFGSSGRDISPFGSPAGAVAADHAVSAVLKPGASATLFETDQGGRIVGLRIGPMSQLGGKARDVLLKVTWDGASGPAILCPVGDFFGSAWGRPAMTGLMLGTRNDEGYCYFPMPFEKSAKLELVSERKDGGAIGVTGQVVVSAVARAADEGRFYALWRRENPTTRGEPFTFIDTPGRGHLVACLIQAQGERPGGTLFFEGDDQTWLDGELTIHGTGSEDFFNGGWYDVPGRWDQRRSFPLSGCLDYMKHLGRTGAYRFMLTDAYAYRKSLRQCIEHGGDKNSEQGDYAGLTLLYSENTPAGCGTVPEAGRRVVVDPKRITFAAGWNIPVKGFSFDGATLTKKGEKVGGHDVRFTSLQAAKEHDWFGPPFLCLTVDLPATGRYAVSVEVVKGPAQAKVQLFDNEAPVGEPVDMYAESRVKSEVIPLGVMDLVEGNNDLMMKLVGNNSSSTGLGIDLVSIVCERKD is encoded by the coding sequence ATGCATGGTGCGGGCTATGCCTTGTTCGCGGTGGCGATGTTGGCCGGGATTGCGGCCCCGGCGTCGGCCGCGCCGGACCGGTGGGTTCTGGGCATCGAGGAGCTGTACCGGCTTGATCGGCTGCCGATGTTCAAGGACTCGGTCAAGGTGGCGTCGATCTCGAGCTACGACCGCAGCGGCGGCAACGACGACGGTTTCTCCGGCAAGTACTCTTTTGTGCGCAAGGAGGCGGACGGCCTGGTCCTGGCGGACCTGAAAGGGCCGGGGATCGTGTACCGTCTGTGGACGCCCACGCCCACCGACGACGTTTTCGGGTTCTACTTCGACGGCGAGGAGGTTCCGCGGATCGAGGTGAAGTTCCGGGAGATCTTCATGGGCAAACAGGCTCCGTTTGTCTCGCCGCTGGTCGGATTCGGGGCGGGAGGGTTCTACTGCTACGTGCCCCTGCCGTACCAGAAGTCGCTCAAGGTGCTGGCCAAGGCTCAGAAGATCCAGTTTTACCAGATCAACTACGCCACCTACCCGGACGATGCGCCGATCAAGAGCTTCGATCCCCAGTCGTCGCCGGAGTATCTCGCCCACCAGGAGAAGGCCTGCAGGCTGTTCGGCTCGAGCGGTCGAGACATCAGCCCGTTCGGCAGTCCGGCGGGGGCGGTCGCGGCGGACCATGCCGTTTCCGCGGTGCTCAAGCCGGGGGCGAGCGCGACCCTGTTCGAGACCGACCAGGGTGGCCGGATTGTCGGTTTGCGGATCGGGCCGATGAGTCAACTGGGCGGCAAGGCCCGCGACGTGCTGCTCAAGGTGACCTGGGATGGGGCTTCGGGGCCAGCGATCCTCTGCCCGGTGGGGGATTTCTTCGGCTCGGCGTGGGGTCGGCCGGCCATGACCGGGCTGATGCTCGGTACCAGGAATGACGAGGGCTACTGTTACTTCCCCATGCCGTTCGAGAAGTCGGCGAAGCTTGAGCTGGTCTCCGAGCGGAAGGACGGCGGGGCCATTGGCGTGACCGGGCAGGTGGTGGTTTCGGCCGTCGCGCGGGCGGCCGACGAGGGCCGATTCTACGCCCTGTGGCGGCGTGAGAACCCGACGACCCGGGGTGAGCCGTTCACCTTCATCGACACACCGGGCCGGGGTCACCTGGTTGCCTGCCTGATCCAGGCCCAGGGTGAGCGGCCGGGGGGGACGCTGTTCTTCGAAGGAGACGACCAGACCTGGCTCGACGGTGAGCTGACCATCCACGGGACCGGCTCGGAGGACTTTTTCAACGGCGGGTGGTATGACGTACCCGGCCGGTGGGATCAGCGGCGATCGTTCCCGTTGAGTGGTTGCCTGGACTATATGAAGCACCTCGGGCGGACCGGGGCCTATCGTTTCATGCTCACCGACGCCTACGCCTACCGGAAGAGCCTTCGCCAGTGCATCGAGCATGGCGGGGACAAGAACAGCGAGCAGGGCGACTACGCGGGCCTGACCTTGCTCTACTCGGAGAACACGCCAGCCGGTTGCGGCACGGTTCCGGAAGCGGGTCGGCGGGTGGTGGTGGATCCCAAGCGGATCACGTTTGCCGCGGGGTGGAACATTCCGGTGAAGGGGTTCTCCTTTGACGGGGCGACGCTGACCAAGAAGGGCGAGAAGGTGGGTGGCCACGACGTGCGGTTCACCTCGCTGCAGGCGGCCAAGGAGCATGACTGGTTCGGCCCGCCGTTCCTGTGCCTGACGGTTGATTTGCCGGCCACGGGTCGGTACGCGGTCTCGGTCGAGGTGGTGAAAGGGCCCGCCCAGGCGAAGGTGCAGTTGTTTGACAACGAAGCCCCGGTGGGCGAGCCGGTGGACATGTACGCGGAGAGCCGGGTCAAGAGCGAGGTGATCCCGCTGGGGGTCATGGATCTGGTCGAAGGGAACAACGACCTGATGATGAAGCTGGTTGGTAATAACTCCAGTTCCACGGGATTGGGAATCGATCTGGTGAGCATTGTGTGCGAGCGGAAGGACTGA
- a CDS encoding DUF5009 domain-containing protein, translating to MSTDPSGSLAMHPEDITASVPLEGVSGGSVAGVKPPVPALAAGRSPRLRSLDALRGFDMFWIIGGGALIEAIAGYWSTPGLKAVTSQLEHVKWHGFQFEDLIFPLFLFISGVTMPFALVSRLERGEGKGGLYWRIARRVVLLVFLGMVVNGLFKCDFAHQRYCSVLGRIGLAYGLAAVIVINAGVRVQLLSFVGLLVAYWAALRYIPVPGVGAGQWDDQSTCLAGYVDRLLVPGALYRGDHDPEGLLSTVPAVSTALLGAMAGRWLRGAWPGGVVKALGLLAAGLVSLLLGLVIGGGDLPGLTEFWGGLFSGLPESWRQAMAGLPEFCRQWKPLFPINKNLWSSSFVLYAGGWSLLLLGLFYLVIDVIGLWRWSFVFIVIGLNPITIYVGQRFIDFRAAADFFFQGAVHRWAAEAAWPVLMQAGEFLLVWLFLYFLYRKKVFLKV from the coding sequence ATGTCGACTGATCCATCCGGGTCTCTGGCGATGCACCCAGAGGATATCACGGCGAGCGTTCCGCTGGAGGGCGTGTCTGGAGGCTCGGTCGCGGGGGTCAAGCCGCCGGTTCCGGCGTTGGCCGCGGGCCGGTCGCCGCGGCTGCGGTCGCTGGATGCTCTTCGCGGGTTTGACATGTTCTGGATCATCGGCGGGGGGGCGTTGATCGAGGCGATCGCCGGGTACTGGTCGACGCCGGGTCTCAAGGCGGTGACCAGCCAGCTGGAGCATGTGAAGTGGCACGGCTTCCAGTTCGAGGATCTGATCTTCCCGCTGTTCCTGTTCATCTCCGGGGTGACCATGCCGTTCGCCCTGGTATCCCGGCTCGAGCGGGGCGAGGGCAAAGGGGGTCTTTACTGGCGAATCGCGCGTCGGGTCGTGCTGCTGGTGTTCCTGGGGATGGTGGTGAACGGCCTGTTCAAGTGTGATTTCGCCCATCAGCGGTACTGCAGCGTACTGGGTCGGATCGGCCTGGCGTATGGCCTGGCGGCGGTGATCGTGATCAACGCGGGGGTTCGCGTTCAGCTGCTGTCATTCGTTGGGTTGCTGGTGGCGTACTGGGCGGCCCTGAGGTACATCCCGGTGCCTGGGGTTGGTGCGGGCCAATGGGACGACCAGTCCACCTGCCTGGCGGGGTATGTGGATCGGCTTCTGGTTCCGGGTGCGCTTTACCGGGGGGACCACGATCCTGAAGGGCTGCTGTCGACGGTTCCGGCGGTTTCGACGGCGTTGCTGGGGGCGATGGCCGGGCGTTGGCTGCGGGGGGCGTGGCCCGGAGGGGTGGTCAAGGCGTTGGGGCTGTTGGCGGCGGGGCTGGTGAGTCTGTTGCTGGGTCTGGTGATTGGTGGCGGGGACCTGCCGGGGCTGACCGAGTTTTGGGGTGGCCTGTTCAGCGGTCTGCCCGAGTCCTGGCGGCAGGCGATGGCCGGGCTGCCCGAGTTTTGCCGGCAGTGGAAGCCGCTGTTCCCGATCAACAAGAACCTCTGGAGCAGCTCGTTCGTTCTTTATGCCGGCGGATGGAGCCTTTTACTGCTAGGGCTCTTCTACCTGGTGATCGACGTGATCGGGTTGTGGCGGTGGTCGTTTGTGTTCATCGTCATCGGGCTCAATCCGATCACCATTTACGTGGGGCAGCGGTTCATTGATTTCCGGGCGGCGGCGGATTTCTTTTTTCAGGGGGCGGTTCATCGCTGGGCGGCGGAGGCTGCCTGGCCGGTGCTGATGCAGGCCGGCGAGTTCCTGCTGGTCTGGCTGTTCCTGTATTTCCTGTATCGCAAGAAGGTCTTCCTGAAGGTTTGA